The DNA region GGAGTAGGAATGTATCATCCGCTAATCTGCACGATGGGAACATCactttggaaaaaaaaacaattaagtcCATACGATCGTATCCGGCTGCCGTTTCCCAAAATAAAAAGCGACGCAATCATCGTCgtcttttatttgaaaattctctGCCGTGTATCTGCATGTTTGaactaaggctaaaaaatCCCCCTTGttcgttcccggcaggtgCGGTGGATTTGTAAGCGATACCAACAAATCAGACCAAATCTACCTATCAAATagataacagggtcaatccctatttcaagacaaaattgataccttgtttctcatttctgttgaacttaaaagttgaccccgctgcctatctaccctgtacattactttttaaaaataaaattgggctttaaagttgacccggccgcccatctaccctgtacataaatttctttaaattcatGACGAAGCTATCAATAACAGACCCagtagttatagaaatgaactgattacaaattttaaatgcAGTGTAAAAAGTTTACCTACCCACCTAtgtaccctgtacattactttaaaaaaaaatcatgatgAAGCTATACCATAATAGACTCGGCAGCTATAGAATTGAACTGATCACAAATTTCATCACGGTTTACAAAAGTGACTCGCCTGATTAGGAAAgaggtatcattttatcttAGCCAAAATGGAAAGTCAGTTGAAATTTTGGAACAACGTTAAGAGTTGGATCATGCGCGACTAGAACCGTAAACGATTTAGATCTTCAAACGAACCGAGAGTAGATTTCACAATGTTTACTGATTAAAACAAAGTCGTTTAAAGCCGATACATCAAAATCTCCTTTGATGACAGACGTATCATGACAACATACGAATAGGATTAAGTTGTAGGCACAGATAAGACTTGTAGACCGAGCATAGATGCTTGAAATTTgaggaaatatatttgaagatATTTTCGAAACGGGCAAAATAAAGAAGATAaacatcattgaaataaaaggAATCCTTGGCAGCCTTCCAAATCAAATACTTAGGTCGAGTGACGATGATTAAATTCGAAGTAATGGGTGTAAAATGAAACTGGTCTTATTTTATCGGTGTCATGATTTCGAGAAAGTCAAAAGTTCCGAGTTGGCCACGTTCTGAGTTTGttaaggtttactgtatttataaggtttactgtattacTAAATAAACCCAGTCTTTGAGATCATTTCTGATTTGCCCAttctcaggggcggatccaagggGAAGGTGCAGGGGGTGTGCACTCCCTCAAAAAAGTGTCAAAGTGCCcgggaaaataaaaatattaaactgatTACCTAGAAAGTTTTAATTCATAAGTATGTCCTCTGTATTTCCAAAAGTGAGTTTAATGTTTTCTGATGAGTTTTCTTTCTTTCAGGATCCCCTTTCAATTATATGATATGCCCTATTTTGGGGCGTGTAGccctccctgaatcagaccctagatccgcACCCTGTATACTAGAAACGGACCCTGGATTGCGTAATTAGCGAACacgaaaaatatcgaaatcgaTACGAGATATGTGAGACTGATATAATATATCGCAGATGAGAATCGATATCAATTAACTGATTAATGACTGGAAAGAGAACCTGAGGTGTGAGTGATGAGAGATCGTGGTAATTACTATCGCACCCCAGCTCAGTTATCAAGTAGATATAGACAAATTGCCAGGTAATTAATGAAGCATGTTGTTCGACATGGTGCTGTCTGCCGAGCAGttaccgacgacgacgacgacggcggTGAGCCGCGTATTCGAGTATTGTAGGTGAATATTTGGAGTATGAAAGTCTACTTGTTACAACCGAAACCTTTCATTTAAAAAGAACTTCCAGCGACCTGAAAATCTGATTGTTATAATCAGCAGGAACACCATTAAAAAGAACTTCAGGTCACCAGAGAATCTATTTGTTACAACTGAGACAGTGAAACCTTTTACATAACAAACCTCAGGAGGCCTGTAGGAACGCCATAACTATGAACttcttcatcagaaaatctaTTTTATAACAACTGATATAGACAGTTGAAACCACAGAGGACCTGTAGTTCTATTAAACGTGGATCCTTGTTACATCACAACAAACTTCAGCAGACCAGAAAATCAGTTTGTTCTAACTGACAGATAGTCTAAAAATATCCAGTTCAAAATAGCGGGGGAGCTCATTATAATGTACTTCAGAGGACCAGAGAAATCTGTTTGTTATTAATGAGTTTGTTTAAAAATTATACCCAGGATGAAATAACGGGGGACCTCATTACAACAAAATTCAGAGGGCCGAGAAAAAACCGATTGTTATATCAATCAGTACAAAATTACAACGGAACCTCATTACTGAACTTCAAGGGACCATGAAATTTGTTTGTTAACCTTTACAAAGAAAACTTGACCATTCAAATCAAACTTTCGCCAGTGTATGAGATGTTTTCACAAACTCCACATTAGATGGTCTAATCAAACCATTCCTTTTGTCCCGAACCACCCCAAAGGTAAGGACAGCCTTCTTGGCAAGATCTAATTGACCAATCACACGCAGCGGTCATGGCCGAATTAATTACGCGCATTATTTACTTACTTTGTCGAGAAAATACGCGTACGAAATGGCCGAAATCGCCGAGTCAAGGTCGCAAGCTTCGTTGCCGATGACGACGTGAATGCAGCTGTACGTGTCGGCAGATGAGATCTGAAGAAAAAAAAGCGAGACGAAATTACAGGAAGAATCGGTAGTtaatcagtaaaattatggtCAATCTTCGTTTTATGCAGCGTCAGTGGATTCAACGTGATAGTTATCATGATCCGCAATCAGTGATTATTATCAGTTATTTGTGTACAGATATACCGCATCGTTTCACCTAATGTTTGCTAGGTCTACCGGTATATCAGAGTGGTTCTACAATCAATCAGTAACCCATGTGAAATCATGGTAAACTTTTTTATCCCCAATCCGCCGAATGCTATACAGCCTCATTAGTGAATTTGAGATATTCGTTTTCTCACAATCAAGgagagagaccagagaagaacctcaTGGTTTCATGTTGTTCAGTGTTAGAATACTGGTGGCCAGACAGTTTCAACAACAGAGATGTAACTCAACTATTGGTCAATTAATTAAGTTCCACAGCCCAGTTATCAAGTCTTGACTTAAGCCGAAAAGTGGTCCTAAATCTTAAGACatgtcttaagttgtaagattggctataaAACTAAGACGGTCTTAGACTTGTATCAAATCTtagccatgactgtgcaaccgaCCCCAGCCAGGGTAACAAAATGTAACTTCCAGTCCTACCAACTCATGTCTTTAAAATTGAACAGAAAAATTggttgaattgaaattgttttttactTATCGAAAACATGAAGAGTAACCGACATTCAAGCAAAAATGAACAATAAACTTTTCCATGAAATAGGACCCAAGCTTGAGGATATGagtagaaaattgaattgtcagTTCAAGTCAGAAAGTCAACAGAAGACCAAGGCAAGTGATACAATGAAACCCCATAGAATTTGATCAATTTCACACtggttataacgaactatcggttataacgaataGATATTCTAGTCCCGAGAAGTTCGtagtaacgaggttccactgtatatacTTTTTCTTTATAAATCTCTGATGCACGGTGTTGTTCTCTTTCCCGACCGTTAACATCTTATGAGCGAAATCTCAAGAGACGGAATTAACGCGAAAGATTTTCTTGCATCTGACAACCTGGAAATCCCGGTGTTGTTATTCTTCAGCTGACCGGTCAATCTGGGCAATCAGATAAACCCCATAATGCAGAAGTAAATATCAAACTAAGAAGCTCTACAATCCGTTGTCGATTCCAGCAGGTCGTCATAGACACGTATCCAGTAGATTTTTTtcgtttaattcctaacattgcGCAACTTGACTTTGGAGAATAGCTTCACCTTGGATTTATTTAATCATTCCctagtttttcattttctcaaatcattCTACCTTTTTTTCAAGTTGTTCATATTCCCTTTTTAGAGTTTGAAATCTCAAATCTCATGCTTTTATCTCAATTTCCAAGTGTTTCTCAAACAGTTTTTTCTCTGCACCCCAGTTAGCTTTATGCTCTGTGTATTTTGTACGTAACTTGTATTTACCGATGTAACTGTGTCTAAGATTATGTTTAATGGTAAtaaaaaagatgttttttttctcatttcccCAAGTGCAAGCCATTAATGCAAGCCATAAACggtagaaaatatcaaactaaGAAGCTCTACAATCTGTAGTTGAATCCACCAGATCGACAGAGGCACTGCATCcagaatattcattcaattcaattttgtcaCCCATTTTTTCGAAGTTTGCCAGCGAAATACACTTTCAGCGACACTGCATCCATAATGGATTCCTTAAACGAGGTGTCCTCTCTAAAAACATGAGAATCATTGGATTGCAATGAGTTCCTAAGCCTCCAATATCTCGTAGGCGTCCTCTTCAAAACACGAGAATCATTTGATTGGAATCACATGTAGATCCTCGGCTTACATTGTCTAAGTATTCTATAGACTCTCGAAGACTATCATTCGAAAATCTCATCGCTATTCTACAAGCGAAAGCGATATATCGAGTAATCTCGATCTCCGATGAGAATCTTCGATAATTTCACCCTCGGGAATTCAACTCGAAATTCATCGTTATTCAAACCGAACACGTTTACACTTTCAATCGCATTTTAAAGACAGTATATTCGAGTAACCGATGGCGACAGTGAATAAACGATCATCTCGTTCTGTCTCGCTCCATCACTTTGTAATCAAGTGAAGACAGGTTTGTGATTCAGCTGCTTGTAACTCTAATTGATACAGCTTTGAATCTATTAAATCGCCCGACGATGCATTTAAAACCTTGGTTACATTATTCAAACTTGTAAGACACGCAGGAGCCAGGTCGACAGATATACGATACTCAAACTGCTTTCttcacaaaatatcaaaatttataTCGTCTATGTCACAAAATATCAAAGTATATATCGTCTATGTCATCTAATGTGATATCGGGTATATTGATCGATCTATTGATGGTTCCAAGGTTGTAGTCAACATTCAATTcaggtttaatttgaatccGAACCTAGTACAACAGTTTTCTAGGTTTGACTCTAGATTCAGTAccacagttgtgcgggtttgactatggacccagttccatagttgagGAGTAtgagtttaatttgtctccggacctagttccacagttgtgtgagatTATtctgactctggacccagttccagttGTGAAGGTTTAATTTTTCTCtcaacccagttccacagttgtgaggatttaatttgtctctggacccagttccactgttgtgcAGGTTTTATTTGTCTCTGAACCAAGTTCCACAATCCATTTTTAAACTACTCCATTTCCCGTGTAAATTGCGTTCGCAAACTGAAAAGTCATGAATATTTGTTGTATAAACAGCACATCTCAGCACTAGACAAATGAGTTTCATGTTGCTGAATGAATGTCTGATTGTGTGAATGATGATTAAAATCTCTGCCGGTAATTGCTTATTACCACATGAAAGGTTGATTAATTAGATTCGTCGAATCAGCGTTAATTCAATTCACATCGTCGATAGAAACATATGCCATATCATTTTGTCATTCTTTAAACCCGCTACTTCATGCATGTTCATTTGAGGGACTGGATCGAATTGAATCTGTGGGTCAAATTAACACACAAAACCATAGAACTGGGTCTAGAGACATGTTAAAATCGCACGACTtcggaactggacccagagtcACAtcaaacctacacaactgtggaaaggATCCAGAGTCATattaaatccacacaactgtagaaatGGGTTCAGAGACAAAtcaaacctacacaactgtggaagtaGATCAAACCTGAAAACagtgaaactggattcagagacaaattaaactcacacaactgtagaaatGGGTTCAGCATCAAATCAAACCTGCACAGCTATGGAACTTGGTACAGAATTAAGCTCATGAACGTAAAACGCTCGAATTCAGAATCTCACCCCGTGCTAGGTAAGGAGGGGTGAGTAATAGCTCAACAAATCGAGACGACAGTAGATTACATCGTCTGTTTCCCCGCTTACCCGTTCGTTCGTTATTCAACCTTTTGTCACGGACGACGCTTTATTAAacatgaaacaaaaatagatgCATTAAATGCGAAGGTATTTCAAAGGCGTTCCCATGGCAACAGAACTACTACCGGAAAATTGCGATGCCCTCGGCAACCGTACtaataaatatagatatatgcatatgtatagatatatatatgtgtataaatatttaagTTGTAAAGccttttttaaattgattgttccatattttatgtttttgcGTTAACTGcatttaggctaaaaaatgataccttatttctcatttctgccgagtttaaaagttgacgcggccggccgcctatctacatgttacttttttaaagaaataacaatcaagctaacaataacagacaaCAGACCCggtagttatagaaatgaattgattacaaattttatcgcaATTTACAAAAGTGACCTGGCCGATtaagagaaacaaggtatcatttctaTTAGCCTTGTTGCAGTTTGGTAGAAAAAACTTTGCGTTATTGGTACATCGAATATTGGGCAGGATAATGTACGTCCACCAATAAAAATGCGCAACCAATAACGGAATGGTAAATGAGAATATTACTGTTATAGTTAAGTGTTTATTGAGTATGGGGACCATGTAAATACCGCAATGAATAACTAACAGGGCCGTTTACGATGGGAATTAAGAGCTGCGCAATACCAGGTCAAGTGATAGATGACACCGCAACGCCATCTTGTGATCGCTTCTCTTCCCTCGAGACTTCAATTCaggaatgatttaaaaacgtatgtgaagaattagaaaaaaaacgaacACTTGAAAATATCAGGAATGaaatatggaaatatattgtctcagaaaatatgttgaatgaaattataactTTGGTAACATTGAACTTTGCTCTCTTGGTCACAGTGCATAGTGAATATTTGGTGAAGCAGGAACTGCATGGAAACAAGCGTGAAATGATGTCAACCTACGTTAAGTGCTAtcagaaacaatttgtattcAAGAACATAtcaacattgaaatatgaaagtaaATTCCAAAATATTCCAAAGCTTACAACTCAAAACCTTTCAAGAACTCCCTAGTAATGTTAATGTTTGCAAATATCAGAAAGAAGCACAAACGCTATCgaataaacatttcaaaaaatgttcaaaacgTTCTGTAACACCTTGAAACACAAGCCAGTAACCAGAATGTCAGTGCTTACAGGGCTTCAATGGGAACATTGAATATGGAAGAAAATGTCATGTAGGGCCTTGAGTAACACCTTTCCAACAGTTCATGCATGCGAGAATAGTTATCTCATTCATCAGATGGCTACGAATCAACACAAGAAGAAAATGCTCAAAACATTCAGCAATAGTTTAAAAGACAAGCCAGTAACAAGGATGTCAGCGCTTTCAGTGTTTTGAATTGGAACATTGAATATGGAAGAAATTGTCAATATGAAAAGTAAATGTGAGCCGCAAGCTTCAGTACGACTGTTCCAACagttatctatttcattagcaACGCGCGATTGAAAATCTAGTGGTCCGGGCGCGTCGGGGCGCCGGTCAAATTCTCGCGCAGTAAATGCATTTCGTTCAACGCTTGAGTCAAAAACGGTCGCACCGTGTTCAACTCCATCAACGTCAAAAAGTTCAACTTGGCGTTCGTCGAGTCGCTTTTCACGAATAAATCGACGCTACTGCGTAATTTCGACATTCGTAAATCCCAGATATCCTTAACGAGCGTACGCACGTCGTCCGCTCGCGGAATATCGTCGGCGGCAACGTTCAACAATAACTGCGACACCTCGACGTAGAATTCGTCGGGCATTTCGGTGAAAAGTTCCGAATCGATCTCCGCCTGTTTCGTCGCTTCTAACGCTTCGACGTTCATCCACGCAGGTGGCGTTATCCGACATTTTTGGCGCCGTTTCAAATTGACGGCTAGCCACAATGGCACGTCGTCGACGGCGACAGCTGCCGAAAACGGACCGACGTCGCCGCCGATCATGTAAAGTTTAGCGAGCGTAAAATTCGGCACGATCGTCACGGCGCGTTTCTCGGCGAAGAATTCGACGTCGGCCGGATCCATATAGTCGTACATTGTTGTCGTCACCGTGGCCGCGGCGCCCGTCGATAGACCCGCCTAAAACGATACAAACAGAAAAACGACGGATGGTAGAGtgaatgaaacaaaaaaaatacaatGTGGTGGAGGTGTGTGGTGCTAGTTGGGGATAGGGTAGGAATGGAGCTGAAGGTACGGCTGTGTTATACTAAAGTTGTGCGGTACGATCTCTAGAGCTCTGGAGTCGTTCAAGCTATTTAAGTTTACGCGATTTGGACTTCGGGAAGGGAACCTCAgtagggtggccactttccgccTGTTCGAATATCCTcctgagtgaatcagagaaattccTTGATCttaaatgttacaattcattcatttcttaCTGAATTATGCACTAATAAAGAACTACATGGTCAATAACATCATTcaattccccgagttttccaagttcttggtaaaatttgtcaaattccctgagatTTCGCCCTGATTTTtgtctagatttttctgattcccatAGTTAACCTGATTTCTAAGTTAAGTGGCTTTCCTACTAAGGCATTGATACAAGTTGAACGGTGAGGGCAATTACCAGAGCATGCTTGAAACATAAATGAAGTGTGAATGGGTTTAAGGTCGACGACCCTGAAGCAGTGGATTTTAGTTTGTACGTGGTAGTGATGTTTAAAAGAAGTCAGTAAGGGTTTGAGAAGGGCATGCATGCGAACAAATACTCCATGAAAACTAGCTGCCGagtctttatcaatttgtaatttcATTCACGTTTCAGTTCTTGTTACCAATTCCGAAACTAAAACGTTTGTGAAGCACTTTACCAGATATTCCTATCTTTcgttattttggattttaaGAGTGTTCAGTGTATCATGCTCTCTACTTCTTAAAGTGCAAGGCAATTTCGCAACAACGGCAAGCACATTATCATGACATTCAATGCAGACATTAATCAAAAGGTCCGATTTAAGTGAAATATTGCCAATCTTAATCTAGCtataaataattttccaaTTCACCAGTTCATCCCTGTCTTATTATTAAACTGTTTTCATCTGTTTTACCAATTACAAATTAAACACCTACTGCACGACTGGGGGTGTTTTTTTTACAAGTTTTACGAAACAACATCaagatgaaatgagatgataGAAAGAAGACTAGTTCGACTAGTTCAATGGATGGGTTAAGAAGTTTTCGTCAACTTATCCAACAAGATTCATGGGAGCCATTGCACaacaaacattgaaaattcaaaaaattaagTCTGGACAATAAAAATTCTCTCAAATTCCAATGTTTTATCTGGGTTTCTGCCATTCACAGTGACTGGATTTATACTTTCAAGTTCATAACATTTTCCAAGGCATGCTCTTTAACTATCATTAACGTTAGTTTATCAAGATTCGATGGATCTTCTTCATCTTTTCTATATCGAACATATCCCATCAATGTCAAATTTCTCTCTCCTATCGCTCAAGATGAAGATTCTATTTAAGTAAGTGATAAATTTTCCACATGACGAGACGTTGAACGTTTAAATCGGTATCTGAAAAGTCGATCGTATGCTTTAGAGTATTTCTGTACATTACAGAGACATCAAACAAGATACTAAAACTGCCTGAAGATACAGATTGAGGTGATACAGGTGGAACTTCTTCTTCACGAACtaaataacaacaacaacgacgGAAAACACATGCAATGATGGAATACGCTCACAGCGAAGAGATTAAAGCTTTGAACTGTTGTTGGAACATCTTCTCTTTAAGCGGGAAGGATGGTTTACGATGTTACAGAAAGGAAATGATGGAGACTGATAGCAGAGGGATGGGCAAACCTAGTTTCAGAAAGTAAAGGATGTGGAGACAGGAGAGTCGAGCAAAAATTCTTTACTGATGTTGTTGATGAGTGAAACAAAAGGATGAACAATGATGAACTTCTTTGACGAACACAAAACCTGGGAATGGGCAAATAAACGTTCCCAATGTTGGCTAAAGCTATTTGAAGTGAAGTGGAGATGAGTAATGACAGAGAAGATGATGATGTAGACAAAAAGAACAGGGAAGGGATGGGAGGCAGGTTGTCTCCTCACATTAGGCAGAATGTTTGTAATAACAGCCATACTGTACCCAGCAATGTCCGGTATTGCCGTCAACACTACGATTTAAGACACTATTTTAAACCGGTCATCGTTTTAGAGAATATTCTACTTACAATCAGCCTTAAGATCATTAATGGACTTAATACACGACTAATTAACTGAGCCCTTGGAGTTTAAGTACATTGTTCCCTCAGATGCACGAATTCAAACTTGCCAAATCAAAAAGTACTGCAAGGGCGATTTTCAAATAGGGCCTTCGTAAAAGTGAGCACACCATCATGTCACATTTAGGTGGCACCTGGTTGATAACGGTGATCTTTCCATACATTTCTCGGATAAGCAAATTTCCagatatatcattttcaaatttcctgATATCCCAGTACTATGAGAACCATGTTAGTTAGCGCACCAAGGGTTGAAGAAGGTATCAGTGCAGAGCCTAATGGTCGCTGGTTGGTGAAgatgattttcaagaaaaactactgaagaaagttgcccttggGCAAGCAATTGATGTATCAAAACTATGCTATGTGAAGTGTACAGTGAAATTCCCGTATATTTCTTGGATTAGAGGAAAATctataaaattcccaaatttttCCAAAAGGGAAAATGTTATTCCCAGGTTCTTCCAGATTTCCCAGTGCTGTAGAAACCACGCAAGTTGTCAACCAAGGGTTGAGGTAGGTATCAGTGCACAGTATGAAACCACAGACACTGGAACAGGGTTTGTAACAGCACTGTGGGTTCGTAATGATTCAAATCTATCATTACCTGCTCGATGAGATATTTCAGTAACTCGAGTAACGACGACGACAATGACTGACgatgttgataataatgatgatgaatatagatgacgaagatgaaattgatctATCGAATTACCCGTACAGATTCATATTTATTGATGCATAATACCTATATGTTACATCATAGTATGAAGTATACCATATACAACTACCCCTCACACATTCAACATTGAAGCGTTCAATGTTAACAAAAAcatgatataggcctaaagtctataaaatgtttatctaacatttcgactatatcctaatagtcatctatatcctaatagtcatctatatcctaatagacatcctcaggaatactgtattccttgagctagtgtagtttattcacgactttatcctaatagtcatcttcaggaatactgtattccttgagctagtgtagtttattcaacgtttcgactatatcctaatagtcatcttcaggaatactgtattccttgagctagtgtagtttattcaacgtttcgactatatcctaatagtcatcttcaggaatactgtattccttgagctagtgtagtttattcaacatttcgactatatcctaatagtcatctatACCCTAATAGACATCCtcgggaatactgtattccttgagctagcgTAGTTCattcaacatttcgactatattcgactatattctaatagtcgtCTTTAGGAACACTGAATACGATTAGAATACTGTCAAAATGTCAAATAAGtttactagctcaaggaagcACTCAgactttatatttttttttcgttattattatGGGATTTTATACATAGGGCCTATATCACAACACAGATAAAGTGTTTGATCAATGGTCATTGAGCTGATATAATATCAACCATCTTGACGTGAAGTCTGTGGAtgatcaaaattttgaaagaatgatgaaaagaaaatgatataaGCATCGATCAAATTTTTTGAAGCTAGAAACCAGCGGCGCAAAAACTTATCGCAAATTACAAACTCCATCCGAATTTCTCGTCTAACGCCGTGGCGAAGATGACAATGACAAACGATGAAATACGTTAATCGAATGAAACATTTTCTCCCGCCGTTGAATTTCAGTTTTTCGCTCGGTTTTTACTCCGTTAAATTTTCCCGTTACCGGCGACGATGTATACTGTCATCGCCATAGGCGCCGCGAGCGTTTTTGTGTTCGGAACGTTAATTAAACGTTTTCATCTCATCTCTACAGCGGCGGCGACGGTCTGTTACGCGTGGGAGAATGAGCAACACGCGCAAacgacgtcgtcgtcgttccTTAGTCACGTTTCGTTAATTTCGACAATTCAGATTTTTTGTACCTTCGCCGAGAGAGAAAAAGTATAGAGAGAAAATGAACTTAATTCGAGCGTAATAGAAACCAATTCTCGTTTTCATGTCTGAGAGCAATGTGCGGGATTCTTCAGACATTTCGGCTGTTTCTATCGACATTAAATGTCTAATCAAACTATCAACTACTTGGGCGAAGATATTTTACAATCCGGGGGCTGGTTCCGTTATCCTCCCTAAGAAATAAGACCAGTCCAAGAACATTTCAGTTCAATAGCCAACGTAACAACTCAGgactagtcttaagatttaaaaccacttttggacttaccGGGGTATGTCTCCACTGTGGAGCCGgaccctggacccagttaACAGTCATGACCTAAGTCCCAAAGTGGTCTTCAATCTTAAGtctagtcttaagttgttacattgactacagaactaagatggtctctAAGAtggtctaagactggtcttaagtttaaGCCATGACATGCTGTGAATCTGGCTTCATAGACCAGATTTCAGCTTCCCAGTTGTGAGTCAGAGTTAAAATTGGTTCATTTTAAAACTATTTAACTCCGGACCGTCAACTAACAACTGAGATTTTGTATCAATGGGTCCACATCTAATTTCTTAGATGATTATTTTATAGCCACAATAGAAAACTACTAATTTGGTTCAGATCGCCGATAATATTTTGTTAACGAGACGAAAAACATGAATGCAGCTGCCCATGCACCAGCACGCAACAGCTTCGTGTATCGGCAAAGGCTAATGCATCACATATACAATTACAGAGATACGATTACTTATAACGATATGATTATGTTACGAGTTGAGTTAAATATTTCCAGAGCGCACGACGCGAAGATAGACATATTTCCGTCAACTGCTGTCACTAATGGCGATAAATCCTAACAGACTGTTCGCGTTCACATGGAGGATTCTGACGTCGTCGATCACGCGGCGgtaatttcagaaattttaAAACGTCGAGTatgtattcattattcatcgcGTCGATACCAGTGATAGCACACGTAATAAACACCTTCACAAATTCGATGCCAGAATTATCTTCTTTACctccagggtccagttccacagttccgagttgagatttaactctgagtgaactcattgaaaatgaactttaactcagagttaactctaactcacaactgtggaactgagtccagtatTGGATAACGTACAGACAGGCAATTCGAAGAAAGGATGTTCAACTTCATGATAAAGTTAGAGTGAAATATATTGGTTACTCTCATGTTTTTCTTAAAGCTAACTGCTAAGCATTTTTAACCTGATAACTTCTT from Tubulanus polymorphus chromosome 12, tnTubPoly1.2, whole genome shotgun sequence includes:
- the LOC141913955 gene encoding DNA replication complex GINS protein PSF2-like: MYDYMDPADVEFFAEKRAVTIVPNFTLAKLYMIGGDVGPFSAAVAVDDVPLWLAVNLKRRQKCRITPPAWMNVEALEATKQAEIDSELFTEMPDEFYVEVSQLLLNVAADDIPRADDVRTLVKDIWDLRMSKLRSSVDLFVKSDSTNAKLNFLTLMELNTVRPFLTQALNEMHLLRENLTGAPTRPDH